The DNA window GTGTGCGCCCGTCCGCTTCTAACTTTACTTAAATCCACTTTCAATGCTTCGAGGCTTTTTTGCATTTTCTGTTCAGCGGATTTTTTTACATCGGCAATCATAATATCCATCCCTTTTGAATCTATTGTCAGGAAGCCTGACGATCGTTTCATCAGACTGTCACCAAAGTCCCTTCATCTTCTCCTGTTATTATACGTTTAAGAGCGCCGGTTTTGAAAATGCTGAATACGTTCAGTGGCAATTTCTGATCCCGGCATAACGTCAGCGCTGTGGCATCCATAACCTGCAAATTTTTTGCAATGGCTTCGTCAAAAGATAATTTATGAAAGCGCGTAGCATCCGGATTAATTTTCGGGTCGCTGGTATAAATACCGTCGACTTTCGTAGCCTTGAGCATGATATCCACGTTCATTTCCATGCCTCGCAAAGCGGCTGCGGTATCGGTAGTGAAAAAAGGGTTGCCGGTTCCTGCGGCGAAAATCACTATTTTTCCATCTTTCAGATAACGCATGGCACGCCCGCGGATATAAGGTTCCACGACTTGTTCGACTCTTAAAGCGGATTGTATTCGCGGTACCAGCCCGGCCAGCTTCATGGCATCTTGTAGTGCCAGGGCATTCATTACCGTGGCTAACATGCCCATATAGTCTGCCGTAACGCGCTCAAGCCCGTCGTTTGCGGATTTCATT is part of the Gammaproteobacteria bacterium genome and encodes:
- a CDS encoding UMP kinase, which gives rise to MSTVAYKRILLKLSGEALMGEDKYGINHAVMARIVGEIEEVSKLGVEIAIVVGGGNIFRGMKSANDGLERVTADYMGMLATVMNALALQDAMKLAGLVPRIQSALRVEQVVEPYIRGRAMRYLKDGKIVIFAAGTGNPFFTTDTAAALRGMEMNVDIMLKATKVDGIYTSDPKINPDATRFHKLSFDEAIAKNLQVMDATALTLCRDQKLPLNVFSIFKTGALKRIITGEDEGTLVTV